The following proteins come from a genomic window of Brevibacillus antibioticus:
- a CDS encoding IDEAL domain-containing protein, which produces MEWPNFYSNAYGTNNQMVSGLLSEMVIDEQMRQYRKRTLIQEIDEALASKNKELFLRLTDELKEIMAYEQA; this is translated from the coding sequence ATGGAGTGGCCGAATTTCTATTCCAACGCGTACGGAACGAACAATCAAATGGTTTCCGGTTTGCTATCTGAAATGGTGATCGACGAGCAAATGCGTCAATATCGCAAACGCACGCTTATCCAGGAGATTGATGAGGCACTTGCATCGAAGAACAAAGAGTTGTTTTTGCGCTTAACAGACGAATTAAAAGAAATCATGGCTTACGAGCAAGCCTAA
- a CDS encoding tetratricopeptide repeat protein has translation MPKKWLYVIDEAIKRIENDEVELGLTALQKVQEHGKDLPDVMMYLAEVWYRLGHLEEAGQLLTDVMAKNPQMDSSLRRECQLLLAEIALDSSDFETAQHLLYECKESGFESIQLDLLLADLYSLQDLDEVAVKYLEQARLKEPDNQDLMAALGNLYFRIGEDEKAMKLLEQAGDESLSMLLTKGRSYAQSGQFEQAYQVFRQALVMDRSSEVLYGCALMAFHVGRLDEAAELVSSLQAVDEEYVAAYPLAADVNLSMGKTEAAIEALKQYVSLSGFDLDQIRRLIALLTQAGRYEEAKEYQQLHDLWDHESDEEQ, from the coding sequence ATGCCGAAAAAGTGGCTGTATGTCATAGACGAAGCGATCAAGCGGATCGAAAACGATGAAGTGGAGTTGGGCTTGACCGCTCTGCAAAAGGTTCAGGAGCATGGAAAAGATTTGCCGGATGTCATGATGTATTTGGCAGAGGTCTGGTATCGACTCGGTCATTTGGAAGAGGCGGGTCAATTGCTGACAGATGTCATGGCCAAAAATCCGCAAATGGATTCCTCGTTGCGTAGAGAATGCCAGCTACTGCTAGCGGAGATTGCTTTGGATTCCAGTGATTTTGAGACGGCGCAACACCTTCTTTATGAATGCAAAGAATCTGGCTTTGAAAGCATCCAGCTGGACTTGTTGCTAGCGGATCTGTATTCCCTCCAAGATTTAGATGAGGTAGCGGTCAAGTATTTGGAGCAAGCGAGACTGAAGGAGCCAGACAACCAAGATCTTATGGCAGCGCTGGGTAACCTATATTTCCGCATTGGAGAAGACGAGAAAGCAATGAAGCTGCTGGAACAAGCCGGGGATGAAAGTCTGTCTATGCTTTTGACGAAGGGGCGCTCTTACGCACAAAGCGGTCAATTCGAACAGGCTTACCAAGTATTCCGCCAGGCGCTGGTCATGGATCGTTCTTCAGAAGTTCTCTACGGCTGTGCACTGATGGCATTCCACGTAGGACGACTGGATGAAGCAGCTGAATTGGTCAGCAGTTTGCAAGCGGTTGACGAGGAGTATGTGGCAGCTTACCCATTAGCTGCAGATGTGAATCTTTCGATGGGGAAAACAGAAGCAGCGATTGAGGCGTTAAAGCAATATGTATCGTTGTCAGGTTTCGATTTAGATCAGATACGCAGGCTAATTGCCCTTTTGACTCAAGCCGGGCGCTATGAGGAAGCGAAAGAATACCAACAACTTCACGACCTGTGGGATCATGAATCCGACGAGGAGCAATAA
- a CDS encoding zf-HC2 domain-containing protein: protein MMRCEEVQEILPEYAENLLPEVTQRRVDHHMAACYACRSDYEIWSDSGEWMEMDKEEYHSVTPTRSIVDAVMARILSEEQWAIPIGRKIFSVTARMRRMAASVAVLLLMVFSFTLYVNTSTTEHANSLVINGEVMEINTPKAQVISSSLQTDDGTYVVEVQPYTSQGDSLENATASIVPLDGKPTSTDLAKPNYSIVLSIFGILITVLTMSWLTRA from the coding sequence ATGATGAGATGTGAAGAAGTTCAGGAAATTCTGCCTGAATACGCCGAAAATCTGTTGCCTGAGGTGACTCAACGCCGGGTTGATCACCATATGGCGGCATGCTATGCCTGTCGTTCCGACTATGAGATTTGGTCGGATAGTGGTGAGTGGATGGAAATGGATAAAGAAGAATACCATTCTGTAACTCCAACACGTTCCATTGTAGACGCGGTGATGGCCCGTATTTTATCGGAAGAGCAGTGGGCGATTCCAATTGGCAGAAAAATTTTCAGCGTGACAGCGAGAATGCGTCGCATGGCTGCGAGTGTAGCTGTTTTGTTGCTCATGGTCTTTTCGTTCACTTTATATGTGAATACAAGTACCACAGAGCATGCGAATTCGCTTGTTATTAACGGAGAAGTTATGGAGATTAACACGCCAAAGGCTCAAGTCATTTCTTCTTCCTTGCAAACAGACGACGGTACATATGTGGTAGAAGTCCAGCCATATACGTCGCAAGGAGATTCACTGGAAAATGCTACTGCTTCGATCGTACCGCTCGATGGGAAACCGACTTCTACTGATTTAGCCAAGCCTAATTACAGCATTGTGCTTAGTATTTTTGGAATCCTTATTACTGTTCTTACAATGAGCTGGCTAACACGAGCATAA
- a CDS encoding RNA polymerase sigma factor translates to MTDSQLIREIKEGNLECYAELIRRYEKKILSFVTHLLRQAHLEHIAEDICQETFYKAYKSIHSFRDVEATFSTWLYTIARNSVLSELRKSRNSDVYLDDTLQVPMASPKTLPEQVLLRNERESMVRLAINSLPEKQRSALILREYEQMDYTEIATILDLTVSSVKSLLFRARQSIRGQLENYILDPHLDEAEGMNR, encoded by the coding sequence ATGACCGATTCCCAGCTTATCCGAGAGATTAAAGAAGGTAATCTGGAATGCTATGCTGAACTGATTCGTCGATATGAAAAAAAGATCCTCTCATTTGTCACTCATCTTTTGCGTCAGGCACATTTAGAGCATATAGCGGAGGATATATGTCAGGAGACGTTTTACAAGGCGTATAAGAGCATTCATTCTTTCCGAGATGTAGAAGCTACATTCTCCACCTGGCTCTATACGATTGCACGCAACTCCGTACTCAGTGAATTGCGCAAGAGCCGCAATTCTGACGTGTATCTGGATGATACGTTGCAAGTGCCTATGGCATCTCCGAAGACACTGCCTGAGCAAGTTTTGCTCCGGAATGAACGGGAGAGCATGGTAAGACTGGCAATCAACAGCTTGCCAGAGAAGCAACGCTCAGCACTGATATTACGCGAGTACGAGCAAATGGATTACACAGAAATCGCTACGATTCTGGATTTAACAGTGAGCTCTGTGAAGTCTCTACTGTTTCGAGCGCGGCAAAGTATTCGTGGACAGTTGGAAAACTACATCCTGGACCCTCATTTGGATGAAGCTGAAGGGATGAATCGATGA
- a CDS encoding amidohydrolase family protein, with the protein MLERGMVIRGGTIVTARGMKEADIWIRHGKIVRIAKDTLTKNPFNELYEEIDATGMYLLPGFVALPTHSLYKIKDVDIYIEAMRNLISSGCTSLVDVFRPERWMSRPQIHYQQTRHFNSLLDYVWHVEIDIADLHGDRLAEWITDGYSSFHVTIRNPEEISTIKWETLLQLHSSKHTILHMQVQNDPFLKKEQRELIRHIWLEATRYWRLRTVISDSQAAFHFEENDPYLHIFRLPTEVTEQGLRQLHRQWFTSWQVASPIHDVRIDTRKSWCTPEELLCLLVRLTSTNVAKAIGLYPRKGSLTTGADADIVFLKKENWLTKYDLSTILNFSEKHLPTSVMSNGKWIYRNMRFTPLIGMGKCLFDTKPYAYVI; encoded by the coding sequence ATGTTGGAGAGAGGGATGGTCATACGCGGGGGAACAATTGTCACAGCACGAGGAATGAAAGAAGCAGATATTTGGATCCGTCATGGGAAAATTGTACGAATTGCAAAAGATACCTTGACGAAAAACCCCTTCAACGAGTTGTATGAAGAAATAGATGCTACCGGTATGTATCTTTTACCCGGTTTTGTCGCACTCCCGACACATTCCTTGTATAAAATCAAAGATGTAGATATTTATATAGAAGCCATGAGAAATCTCATCAGCTCAGGATGTACAAGCCTGGTGGACGTCTTCCGGCCAGAGCGGTGGATGAGCAGACCGCAAATTCACTATCAACAAACCCGGCATTTCAACAGTTTGTTGGATTATGTTTGGCATGTGGAAATTGATATCGCGGATCTTCACGGTGACCGCCTAGCCGAGTGGATTACCGATGGCTATTCTTCGTTTCATGTCACGATTCGAAATCCAGAAGAAATTTCCACAATAAAATGGGAAACGCTTTTGCAACTTCATTCGTCTAAACATACGATCCTGCACATGCAGGTACAAAATGACCCGTTTTTGAAAAAAGAACAACGGGAACTCATTCGTCACATTTGGCTGGAGGCTACTCGTTATTGGCGGTTGCGTACTGTCATATCAGATTCTCAAGCGGCCTTTCATTTTGAAGAAAATGACCCGTACCTGCATATCTTTCGTTTGCCCACTGAAGTGACGGAACAAGGTCTCCGTCAATTACATCGTCAATGGTTTACGAGCTGGCAAGTAGCGTCTCCAATTCACGATGTTCGGATTGATACACGAAAGAGCTGGTGTACGCCTGAAGAATTGCTTTGCTTGCTAGTCAGGCTCACTTCGACAAATGTTGCAAAAGCAATTGGACTGTATCCGCGAAAAGGAAGCTTGACAACTGGCGCAGACGCTGATATCGTTTTCCTGAAAAAGGAAAACTGGTTGACAAAGTATGATCTTTCCACTATTCTCAATTTTAGTGAAAAGCATCTTCCAACATCTGTTATGTCGAACGGTAAATGGATTTATCGAAATATGCGATTTACCCCTTTGATTGGTATGGGTAAGTGTTTATTCGACACGAAGCCCTACGCTTATGTTATATAA